The Coleofasciculus sp. FACHB-T130 genome includes a region encoding these proteins:
- a CDS encoding DUF6176 family protein, with translation MAETQCLKIRIKPGLTLPVIGWLKNLNNQLDEVRELLRNEGVIIESIFLERSQDGDYLILYQKAKDLSKASETFHESSSPLALATQKFISETWGDIQPLELVIDLEGMTEV, from the coding sequence ATGGCGGAAACCCAATGCTTAAAAATTCGGATTAAGCCAGGATTGACCCTCCCTGTAATTGGTTGGCTCAAGAACTTGAACAATCAATTGGATGAAGTGCGGGAATTGCTGAGGAACGAAGGAGTTATTATAGAATCCATCTTTCTCGAACGCAGCCAAGATGGGGACTATTTAATTTTGTATCAAAAGGCAAAAGATTTAAGCAAAGCTAGCGAAACATTCCATGAATCTAGCTCTCCACTCGCCTTGGCTACTCAGAAATTCATTAGCGAAACATGGGGAGACATCCAGCCCCTAGAATTAGTCATCGACTTAGAGGGGATGACAGAAGTTTAG
- the yidD gene encoding membrane protein insertion efficiency factor YidD, which produces MKILLIWLIRGYRVLISPLFPPACRFQPTCSKYALEAVERFGAWRGGWMAIRRILRCHPFHPGGYDPVPPAATPTAKETK; this is translated from the coding sequence ATGAAAATATTACTAATTTGGCTAATTCGGGGATACCGAGTTTTGATTTCTCCCCTATTTCCCCCAGCCTGCCGGTTTCAGCCGACTTGTTCTAAGTATGCTTTGGAGGCAGTCGAGCGATTTGGCGCTTGGCGCGGCGGCTGGATGGCGATTCGGCGCATCTTGCGCTGCCATCCCTTCCATCCGGGCGGTTACGATCCAGTGCCACCCGCAGCGACTCCCACGGCAAAAGAAACTAAATAA
- a CDS encoding diacylglycerol/polyprenol kinase family protein → MLKSVLWLESIPDLWLHIGLVGACLGILVLLAEGLHRYTSTEPEKVRKVVHIGTGNVILLAWWLNLPAWVGITASIFASAVALLSYKFPILPGINSVGRKSWGTFCYALSIGILIGWFWPLNQPQYAALGILVMTWGDGLAALIGQRFGKHRYEFWDIRKSWEGSLTMFLVSYGVSSLIFLGVQGNIWQTWVVPIFVAFFATVLEAFSWFGIDNLTVPVGSAAIAFFLTQLLLLS, encoded by the coding sequence TTGCTTAAATCCGTGTTGTGGTTAGAATCAATTCCGGATCTATGGCTCCACATTGGGTTAGTTGGGGCTTGCCTGGGCATTCTTGTGTTACTGGCAGAAGGGCTGCATCGCTACACTTCTACCGAACCGGAAAAGGTGCGGAAGGTGGTTCACATTGGCACGGGCAATGTGATTTTGCTTGCCTGGTGGCTGAACCTTCCCGCTTGGGTGGGGATTACGGCTTCGATTTTCGCGAGTGCAGTGGCTCTTTTGTCATACAAATTTCCGATCCTCCCAGGCATTAACAGCGTTGGGCGCAAGAGCTGGGGGACATTTTGCTATGCCCTCAGTATTGGCATTTTAATCGGTTGGTTCTGGCCTCTAAACCAACCCCAATATGCAGCACTGGGAATTTTGGTGATGACTTGGGGGGATGGCTTAGCTGCTCTCATTGGTCAACGATTTGGTAAGCATCGCTATGAATTTTGGGACATCCGTAAAAGTTGGGAAGGCTCGCTGACGATGTTCCTGGTTAGCTATGGGGTTAGTAGCTTAATTTTCCTAGGAGTCCAGGGCAATATCTGGCAAACGTGGGTAGTGCCGATTTTCGTTGCTTTCTTCGCGACTGTCTTAGAAGCGTTCTCCTGGTTCGGCATCGACAATCTGACGGTTCCTGTAGGCAGTGCCGCGATCGCTTTTTTCTTGACTCAGCTGCTTTTACTTAGCTAA
- a CDS encoding DUF3110 domain-containing protein, with product MTTSRRVFVLIFNPRTDNEGIHSIQIGDRNWILMFESEDDATRYAMLLEAQDFLSPSVEAIDAEEVEAFCEGAGYECKLIPEGFVPEGDAERLFLVPPETNLEETDWKPDAPQAEVSDLDRIRRQLEGLL from the coding sequence ATGACTACATCTAGGCGCGTATTCGTTTTAATATTTAATCCTCGGACTGACAACGAGGGGATTCACTCGATTCAGATTGGCGATCGCAACTGGATACTCATGTTTGAATCAGAAGACGATGCGACTCGCTATGCGATGCTGCTAGAAGCCCAAGATTTTCTCAGTCCCAGTGTTGAAGCCATCGATGCAGAGGAAGTCGAGGCATTTTGCGAGGGTGCAGGTTACGAGTGCAAGCTAATTCCGGAGGGATTTGTTCCCGAAGGAGATGCGGAACGTCTTTTTCTGGTTCCGCCAGAAACGAATCTGGAGGAAACAGACTGGAAACCAGATGCTCCGCAAGCGGAAGTTTCCGATCTAGACAGAATTCGCCGTCAATTAGAAGGACTGTTATGA
- a CDS encoding M15 family metallopeptidase has translation MKPYQQIVIVECGEPLTAIPLEQFAVVSPHPYEKLGATYGDRSPYYLRQGVLESLIAAQHQLAVTNPDWRIDLFDAYRPVEVQQFMVDYTFAEVVQAQGLNLIELTEAQRQAIWEIVYQFWAPPNLDPATPPPHSTGAAVDITLVDNTGKTIDMGGEIDEISARSHPDYYANSILPVEQQYHSHRQLLNDVMLQAGFRRHPNEWWHFCLGDQMWAWLCNQENPHHPVTARYGRVA, from the coding sequence ATGAAACCTTATCAGCAGATTGTAATTGTAGAGTGTGGTGAGCCGCTCACTGCCATTCCTTTGGAACAATTTGCGGTTGTCTCTCCCCATCCTTATGAAAAATTGGGTGCGACTTATGGCGATCGCTCACCTTATTATCTCCGTCAGGGTGTCCTCGAATCCCTAATTGCCGCCCAACACCAGTTAGCTGTCACGAATCCAGATTGGCGGATCGATCTCTTTGATGCCTATCGACCCGTGGAAGTCCAGCAATTCATGGTAGATTACACCTTTGCTGAAGTGGTTCAGGCTCAAGGTTTAAACTTGATTGAGTTAACAGAAGCTCAGCGTCAAGCAATTTGGGAGATAGTTTATCAATTTTGGGCACCCCCCAACCTCGATCCAGCAACGCCACCGCCTCACAGTACGGGGGCGGCGGTGGATATCACCTTAGTAGACAATACTGGCAAGACGATAGATATGGGGGGAGAAATTGATGAAATCTCAGCGCGATCGCATCCCGATTATTATGCCAATAGCATCCTGCCAGTAGAACAGCAGTATCATTCTCATCGGCAGCTGTTAAATGATGTGATGCTCCAAGCTGGGTTTCGCCGTCATCCCAACGAGTGGTGGCATTTCTGCTTGGGCGATCAGATGTGGGCGTGGTTATGCAATCAAGAAAATCCCCATCATCCTGTGACTGCCCGTTACGGTCGAGTTGCTTGA